Part of the Halodesulfovibrio aestuarii DSM 17919 = ATCC 29578 genome, CCTTGGCCAACCTTTATTCATAGCCTTTAATAAAAGTTGGCCTTTTTTATTTTGCGAGCAGCAACTATCCCTTCGGAACCTCAACCACCTATCACTACTGAAAATTTTCTGGCACAATAAAATGCTAACGGCTTTCCTCGCCTCCATGCTACAAGCACCGCATCATTAAATCGCGCCCCGCTTTCTGTTCTTGAGCCTGGTGCTGATTTTAGTTAGTCTACCAGCTCACTTTTTATTTGGATAATGTATGATACGCACAATTTGGTTTTATTTTTCTTTTTTACTTACAACGCTTTATGTCTGCATTTTTATGCCTATAGCTGCAGCACTGGACAGCACAGGGAAAATGGTTCGTTACTTTGGGCTATTCTGGTGCAAATCTGCACGCTTTTGCTCCCAGATCAGGCTTATTGCAGACACTGACAATATTCCAACAGATACACCGGTAATCTTTGTTGCCAACCATCAGAGCCAATTTGATATACCGCTTTCCTCGGTTGCTCTTGAAAAGGCGCTACCTGCGTTCATGGCAAAAAAAAGTCTGCAAAGCCTTCCATTGCTCGGGCGCTGCTTCAGATTATTTGGTAATATTTCCGTTGATCGAAGCAACAGACGTGCCGCAATGGAGTCTCTTGAAACTGCGGCCGCCACAATCCGCAATGGACGTTCTGTTATTATTTTTCCTGAAGGCACTCGTCAGGAGCAGCTCGAAGAGCTCGGGGAATTTAAAACCGGTGCCATTATGCTTGCGCTGAAAGCCGGTGTCCCCATTGTACCTGTCCTAATTGAAGGTACAGGAGACATTCTGCCTAAAGGCCGAATTTCCCTTGGCACCCGCAAAAATGTTTATATCACTGCCCTAGAGCCAATCAGCACTGAAGAATACACAGTTAAGCAACGAAACGAATTTAGTGACATGCTCCGCGAGCACATGAACCAAAAATACATGGAGATGCGTGCATGCCACAAAAATCAAGCGTAACGCTTACGCCTTTAGGCGGCATGGGCGAAATCGGCATGAACTGCACCATGTGGTCTACCGAAACAACCACTGTTATCGTAGATTGCGGCCTTATGTTTCCGCACGATTACCATCTTGGTGTTGATGTCATCATTCCACAGTTCGAACATATACTTAAGCAGAAAGAAAAAATTAAGGGAATCGTGCTCACCCACGGGCATGAAGACCACATCGGCGCTCTGCCATGGCTTATCCGCTGGCTCAGTGTCCCGATCTATTCTTCCCGTTTCACGCTTGCCCTTGTTGAAAGCAAATTACGCGAGGCAGACCTGCTTCACCGCACCAAACTTATTCCTGTAGCCCCACGGGAACGTGTGGAGCTTGGCGACATGGCCTTCAACTTTTTCCCTGTATGCCATTCTATCATTGAAGGTTATAGTTTAGGAGTGGAAACGCCGGCGGGAAAAATAGTCCATACCGGAGACTTTAAACTTGATAAGACGCCACTCGACAACCATCGAACTGACCTTGAAGGCATACAGGCTTTTTCAGAAGACGGTGTCGAACTTCTTCTTTCAGACTCAACAAATATTGAACGAGAAGGCTGCTCTTTAAGTGAACGTGATATTAAAAGTGCATTTGAAGACCTCTTTGCCAACGCAAAAGGACGCATTATTGTCACCCTCTTTTCCAGCCACATTCAAAGGATCCAGCAGGTCCTCGACATTTCAGCCCGTTACGGACGCAAAATTGCCGTATCCGGCCGCAGCCTTGTCAAAAATATTGAAATCGCTAACGAGCTAGGTTTCCTTCGTATTCGCACTCCTTTGTACATGGACACACGGGAAATGCCCGAATTACCGGATGAAGAAACCGTGCTGCTCCTTACTGGATCACAAGGCGAGCCACTTTCTGCACTCTCCCGCATTGCACGTGGAGAACATAAGCATCTCGCAATTGAAGAAGGTGATACGGTTGTTATGTCTTCCCGCATGATTCCGGGAAACACCCTTGCTATTACCCGCATGATTAACGACATGTATCGCATGGGTGCCGAAGTATTTTACGAAAGTTTCCGAAACATTCACGCTTCAGGGCACGCCTATCGTGAAGAGCTAAGTGAAATGTTAAGCACAGTATCACCTAAACACTTTATCCCCGTGCACGGTGAATACCGTCATCTTGTAAAACACTGCCGCCTTGCACAACAATGCGGCATTGAAAAAGAAAATACGTTTATAGTTGAAGATGGACAACCTGTTACCTTATGTAACGGCACCCTCAACCGCGAAACACCGCTTAAACTGGAAGAAATTCTTGTAGACGGTAAAGGTGTTGGTGATGTGGGACTGACCATACTAAAAGAACGACAGATTCTAGGCGGAGAAGGAATGGTCGTTGTCTTTATGGTACTGGATGAGCAACTCTGGGAAATTCTGCACGGCCCTACCATCGTCTCCAAGGGCTTTATCTTTGAAGCCCATTTCGACCATGTTCTGGAAGATGCAAAATGCATCATTCTTGAACTTCTCGAAAATATAGGCCCAGAAGATATCGAATTACTTCAAGACAGAATTCGCTCCACGCTCCGACGGTTCTTCCGTAAAGTACTGGAACGCGACCCTGTTGTCGTTCCGGTCATTACAATGGTATAGAAATATACAATAAAAAGTCCCGCTTAGGCTGTCCTAAGCGGGACTTTTTATTGTATGCCCAAAGAGGGGACGCATATAAAGCACAATACTCAAAAATATTCAGAACGCTCCCTATTCCTTACCGAAAATAAAATCAGTCTGTTCTAGATCTTCCCGCGGGGTACGCAAGGCGACAGTCATGAATACGACCCACACAAACAGGCTGACGATATTTTCAGCAAATTTAATATACCTCATCGGAACAATTTCTAAACTCACAAGAGAAGAACCAACTAACGCTAACAACAATGGGATAATAAACATAACTACAGGTAAAAATTGCGGATGTACTCCGGCAAGAATGCTTATCTGCTTTAGCCAGCAGTACAGAACATAGCATCCCAGAGCAGAAGAAATGAGAAATGAGACACTGCCTACGACCACAACAACCTGCGAATACTCATAAAAAAAGACTGCGCCAACGCCTATCGCGAAGAACGCTATAATAAGAAAAGCTTTTTTCAGTGATCCGTTACCAAGGCGGTATGCAACATAGAAATTCCGCAGAGGAATGAGCCAGTTCCACCAGCCTCCAGCAACATTTCTCCGTGTTGCAATTATCCAGCACGGCAAGACTGCTAAAATCGAATACAGTGTAAATCCGGCTAACAAAAGTACGCCCATCATCAGTATTCCTGTTTCACTCATGTGTGGCACACATCCTCCTGTATTACGCAAGATGTTCTAGTAATCTCAGAAGTAGGACACCGCTTGCGGATTTTCATTTATTTAATAAAATTATGGCACTGCGATCCATTTCTAATAGAGATGAAGGGCTTCGTTATAGGTAACAATTCCAGCCGATCAATTCCGACTGGCGTTTCACTATCTTGAGCATTTGTTTCCGTATCACGGAACTAACCGGCTTGAAAAAAATCCAGTACACTTTAAAAAAACGACTGGTAATAGTAGACGGACAAAGAACACGCGTCTCGGTGCTGACTTTCGTCAATCCAGGACTAATTTCAGATAAGCTGAAATTCCACGCAACCTTAACCTTTGCAGAAAGAGAATGCGTTAAGAATTCTTTGGCATTTGAAATCGGGGCAACGCGAGTATTTGCCAAAAAACCGATAAGATGTTCAATAGGATAATTCTCTGCAAGACAAGAAAAGCCAAGATCATCGATAAGCCCTTGCAAGTTCATCCGCCGAGTCGGTAAGCCACGAAGCTTAAATAGCGTCATAATCAACGCGGACTTTGAAAGGTCCACGTTTTTTGCAACTTCGTACACCTCTTCAATAGGGCTGTTGACGAGAATCTCGTGACAGGCATTGTAAGTGTACTCTGGTAAAAATATATCAATCAAAGCAGACTCTGACATTACGGACTCCTGGCAGACAGACAATAAACTCTTTGGTATCGACCTGAAATTACATTCTAAAATAGATTCAATAATAATTGGATAAACTGTGTAATCTTACATAAAAACAAGATAATTTAACACTTTTTTGTTATAGTGACGAATATTTGCACACCAGTTGTTTCCTTCATTGATATTATCGACAAGGTGTTGTCGAAACCATAGATTGAATTTATACATCTACCATAGGATGCATGTATCATTACAGGAGCGTGCCATGAAAATAGTTCGAGTCAATTACCAGTACAAAACATTCTACGCAGCCCTTGAAGATGGACTATTACGCTGCCTCACTCCGCAAATTGGAATTACAGAACGCTTTCCGCTGGAAGAAGCACAAGTGCTGCCATTAGTCACGCCATCAAAAGTAGTATGTGTCGGGCTCAACTACAAAGACCACGCAGCAGAACTAGGCATGCCATTACCTGAAGAACCCATGTTTTTCCTCAAGCCACCGTCCTGCATCATTAACACAGGCCAGGCAATTTATCTCCCCCCACAATCCTCACGGGTAGATTACGAAGCAGAACTGGCTATCATCATAGGACGCGAAGCCCGTTTTCTGGCCCCGCACGCGGTGCCGGAATACATTTTCGGGTACACCTGCGCCAATGATGTAACAGCACGCGACTTACAAAAAAGCGACGGAATGTTCGGAAGATGTAAAGGATTCGATACGTTTCTGCCTATCGGCCCATGGCTTGAAACCTATCTCCCTGATCCGTCAGACCTTTCTGTAAAACTCTATAAGAATGAACAGCTGGTGCAGCAAGGCCACACATCCGACATGCTCTTCAGCCCGCTGGAACTTGTTGCCAACATTTCTCACGTAATGACCTTACTCCCCGGTGACGTAATTCTCACTGGAACTCCGCATGGAGTAGGCCCACTTCAGGAAGGGGATGAAATACAGGTAGAAATTGACGGCATAGGTACCTTAATTAATTCAGTGAAAAAATTTTCACAGCGACAAACCTCGTCAGGGCTTCCTGTTCAGTAGATTCTACGATACACTTAAAAAATTGGTAGAGCGATCACCATACATAAAAAATGCGACTGAATGGCAAGAATGCTTGCCAAACTCATTTATTCGCAGTATGTATCCCTGCCTTTTAATACAAAGCACACTCCGTTGCATCTTCCCTGGGTGCCTTTAGAATTCGTAAGATTCTAAAGGTGGAGGGACTTGGCACGGGGTGGAAGAAAAACCCATTGAAGGAGATTACAATGGCTTACGTAACTATGAAACAAATGCTGGAAACCGGTGTTCACTTCGGTCACCAGACCCGTCGTTGGAACCCGAAAATGCGTCCATTTATCTTTGGTGCTCGTAACGGCATCCATATCATGGACCTCCAGCAGACTGTAAAACTGTACCGTCGTGCTCACGACAAAGTAGTTGAAACTGTTGCCAATGGCGGCAAAGTTATCTTCATCGGTACCAAGCGTCAGGCTCACGAAGCTGTGAAAACTGAAGCTGGCCGTGCTGATCAGTACTACGTAACCAACCGCTGGATGGGTGGTACTCTTACCAACTTCCAGACTATCCGTAAGTCTATCGACCGCCTCAAAAAGCTCGAGATCATGTTCGAAGACGGCACCGTTAACCGCTACCAGAAGAAAGAAATCCTTCGTCTGCGTCGCGAAATGGACAAACTCGAAGCTACTCTTGGTGGTATTAAAAACATGGAACGCCTGCCACAGCTCGCGTTTATTGTTGACCCTAAGCGTGAAGATATCGCTGTTAAAGAATGCCGTAAACTCGGTATTCCAATCGTTGCAGTAACTGACTCTAACTGCGATCCTGACGTAATTGATTACATCATTCCAGGTAACGACGACGCTATCCGCGCTATTAAGCTTTTCGTATCTCACATTGCAGATGCATGTGCTGAAGGCGGCGCTATGTCTAAAGATGGCAAAGACGCTGAAGCTGAGATGGTTAAAGCTGCTGAAGCTGAAGAAGCTGCTGAAGCTACCGCATCCGAATAATTCATTCAGAGGGAGAATAGATCATGGCTACTATTACTGCTGCTATGGTTAAGAGCCTGCGCGAAAAAACTGGCGCCGGCATGATGGACTGCAAAAAAGCACTCGTAGAAAACGACGCAGATGAAGCTGCAGCACTCGACTGGCTCCGCCAGAAAGGTCTGTCTAAAGCTGCTAAAAAAGCAGGTCGCGCTACCTCTGAAGGTCTCGTAGGCTGCGTAGTTGAAGCCAACCGCGCTGCTATGGCTGAATTTAAATGCGAAACTGACTTCGTTGCCCGTAACGAAAAGTTCCAGGAAATCGCTGCTAAATTTGCTGCAGACGTTCTTGAAAACGGTGCTGAAGATTTCACTGCACGTGTTGAAGCTGAAGTTAACGATGCTATCGCTACCCTCGGTGAAAACATGTCCGCTGGCCGTGCACATCGCATGGAACTTTCCGGCGAAGGTATCATCGGCTCCTACGTTCACTCCAACGGCAAAATCGGTGTTCTCGTAGAGATCCTCGGTTCTGACGATGCAGATATGGCTAAAGGCGTTGCAATGCAGATTGCTGCAACCAACCCTGTAGCTATCGACGAAACCGGCGTACCTGCAGATCTCGTTGCTCGCGAACGCGAAGTTCAGCGTCAGAAAACCCTCGAAGAGGGCAAACCTGAGAACATCGTAGACAAAATCGTTGACGGTCGTATGGCTAAATTCTTCAAGGAAATCACCCTTGTTAACCAGCCTTACATCCGTGACGACAAAATGACTATTCGCGACCTTCTTAAAGGCGCATCCATTGCTTCTTTTGCTCGTTTCGAACTTGGTGAAGACGACGCTAAAGAAGACGCTGAATAGAGAACCTACGTTTATCTGACAGCTTATAAGGGGGGAGAGTTTTCTCTCCCCCTTTTTTACGCGTAACCTTAAGTTCTATATAATCTTAGAAGTTACCAGACGTAAAACTAGCTGTTTTTTTATCTACCGCTAGGCTACTATTATGTGTATATTGACGAGAGCAAGAAACATAATAAAGGTTACACCGTGAACATTCCTTTCAACAAACCTTGCCACAACAGCAACACACTCAAATACATTTGCGATGCATTTGAGCGTAATCAAACTGCTGGTGACGGCGCCTACACCAAACTGTGTAATAAATGGATTGAAAAACAATTTTCTGTAGCTAAATCTCTTCTTACCCACTCTTGTACCGCAGCACTCGAAATGGGTGCTCTTCTTTTTTCAGTAAAAGAAGGGGACGAAGTAATTATGCCTTCGTTCACCTTTGTTTCTACTGCAAACGCATTTGTTCTACGTGGGGCAACCCCTGTCTTTGTCGACATTCGACCAGATACGTACAACCTCGACGAAACACTTATCGAAGAAGCCATCACGCCACGTACCAAGGCAATTGTACCTGTGCACTACGCCGGTGTTGGATGTGAGATGGATACGATTTGTGACATTGCAGCAACACATGATCTCAAAGTCCTAGAAGATGCAGCACAAGGTTTTGGTGCTACCTATAAAGGCAAAGCGCTCGGCTCCATCGGTGAGTTAGGAGCCCTCAGCTTTCATGAAACTAAAAATATCATGTCCGGAGAAGGCGGTGCCTTGATCATCAATGATACCTCCTACTGCGAGCAAGCAGAAATCATCCGTGAAAAAGGTACCAACCGCAGTAAATTTTTCCGCGGTCAGGTAGACAAGTATACATGGGTAGCTCCCGGATCAAGCTACCTGCCAAGTGATATTTTAGCAGCATGTCTCTATTCTCTTCTTGAAGACGCTTCCCCTATTAATGCAAGAAGAATGG contains:
- a CDS encoding lysophospholipid acyltransferase family protein codes for the protein MIRTIWFYFSFLLTTLYVCIFMPIAAALDSTGKMVRYFGLFWCKSARFCSQIRLIADTDNIPTDTPVIFVANHQSQFDIPLSSVALEKALPAFMAKKSLQSLPLLGRCFRLFGNISVDRSNRRAAMESLETAAATIRNGRSVIIFPEGTRQEQLEELGEFKTGAIMLALKAGVPIVPVLIEGTGDILPKGRISLGTRKNVYITALEPISTEEYTVKQRNEFSDMLREHMNQKYMEMRACHKNQA
- a CDS encoding ribonuclease J, whose translation is MPQKSSVTLTPLGGMGEIGMNCTMWSTETTTVIVDCGLMFPHDYHLGVDVIIPQFEHILKQKEKIKGIVLTHGHEDHIGALPWLIRWLSVPIYSSRFTLALVESKLREADLLHRTKLIPVAPRERVELGDMAFNFFPVCHSIIEGYSLGVETPAGKIVHTGDFKLDKTPLDNHRTDLEGIQAFSEDGVELLLSDSTNIEREGCSLSERDIKSAFEDLFANAKGRIIVTLFSSHIQRIQQVLDISARYGRKIAVSGRSLVKNIEIANELGFLRIRTPLYMDTREMPELPDEETVLLLTGSQGEPLSALSRIARGEHKHLAIEEGDTVVMSSRMIPGNTLAITRMINDMYRMGAEVFYESFRNIHASGHAYREELSEMLSTVSPKHFIPVHGEYRHLVKHCRLAQQCGIEKENTFIVEDGQPVTLCNGTLNRETPLKLEEILVDGKGVGDVGLTILKERQILGGEGMVVVFMVLDEQLWEILHGPTIVSKGFIFEAHFDHVLEDAKCIILELLENIGPEDIELLQDRIRSTLRRFFRKVLERDPVVVPVITMV
- a CDS encoding fumarylacetoacetate hydrolase family protein; this translates as MKIVRVNYQYKTFYAALEDGLLRCLTPQIGITERFPLEEAQVLPLVTPSKVVCVGLNYKDHAAELGMPLPEEPMFFLKPPSCIINTGQAIYLPPQSSRVDYEAELAIIIGREARFLAPHAVPEYIFGYTCANDVTARDLQKSDGMFGRCKGFDTFLPIGPWLETYLPDPSDLSVKLYKNEQLVQQGHTSDMLFSPLELVANISHVMTLLPGDVILTGTPHGVGPLQEGDEIQVEIDGIGTLINSVKKFSQRQTSSGLPVQ
- the rpsB gene encoding 30S ribosomal protein S2 gives rise to the protein MAYVTMKQMLETGVHFGHQTRRWNPKMRPFIFGARNGIHIMDLQQTVKLYRRAHDKVVETVANGGKVIFIGTKRQAHEAVKTEAGRADQYYVTNRWMGGTLTNFQTIRKSIDRLKKLEIMFEDGTVNRYQKKEILRLRREMDKLEATLGGIKNMERLPQLAFIVDPKREDIAVKECRKLGIPIVAVTDSNCDPDVIDYIIPGNDDAIRAIKLFVSHIADACAEGGAMSKDGKDAEAEMVKAAEAEEAAEATASE
- the tsf gene encoding translation elongation factor Ts, translating into MATITAAMVKSLREKTGAGMMDCKKALVENDADEAAALDWLRQKGLSKAAKKAGRATSEGLVGCVVEANRAAMAEFKCETDFVARNEKFQEIAAKFAADVLENGAEDFTARVEAEVNDAIATLGENMSAGRAHRMELSGEGIIGSYVHSNGKIGVLVEILGSDDADMAKGVAMQIAATNPVAIDETGVPADLVAREREVQRQKTLEEGKPENIVDKIVDGRMAKFFKEITLVNQPYIRDDKMTIRDLLKGASIASFARFELGEDDAKEDAE
- the rffA gene encoding dTDP-4-amino-4,6-dideoxygalactose transaminase, giving the protein MNIPFNKPCHNSNTLKYICDAFERNQTAGDGAYTKLCNKWIEKQFSVAKSLLTHSCTAALEMGALLFSVKEGDEVIMPSFTFVSTANAFVLRGATPVFVDIRPDTYNLDETLIEEAITPRTKAIVPVHYAGVGCEMDTICDIAATHDLKVLEDAAQGFGATYKGKALGSIGELGALSFHETKNIMSGEGGALIINDTSYCEQAEIIREKGTNRSKFFRGQVDKYTWVAPGSSYLPSDILAACLYSLLEDASPINARRMDIWNRYNNALKPFEEKGIIKRPTIPDYCTHNAHMYQILLPDLETRTEFIAHLKQYNITAPFHYIPLHSAPAGLKYGRTSGELNVTDVISDTLVRLPLFFDLSDENANLVIEIVSEFLQKL